One Oceanicoccus sagamiensis genomic region harbors:
- a CDS encoding FAD-binding oxidoreductase yields MSEQQNIDNVIQSIQTIVGADYVLTDEADRVFYSMDIWTRGKTAAAVVRPDNAEQLSKVVAAITSAGYAVIARGGGMSYTKGYTPEEENTFMIDTQRMDKILEINREDMYVTVEAGCSWKSLYETLKGSGVRTPYWGPLSGIKASVAGSISQNSIFWGSGKHGSAVDSVVSVDVVIADGTIISTGSAAQKNGTPFFRHFGPDLTGLFTCDNGALGIKSTVTLRLIPELSAHRYAAFDFEDHNGLLAAMNEISRSGLASECFGFDPTLTEMRAQRDTLVNDVKAFTGVLKNSGSVLGAIKDGAKIAMAGRRFMKDLRWPMYIVIEERVEAAAEDALQQVLAIGKKHGGNNVENSIPKIIRANPFGPVNNMVGPGGERWVPVHGLVPLSQAVTITEEVQKIFDKHSATIEQYSITTGFLYNNVSTNCIAVEPLFFWPDAADEIQKDSVEKAFYQKVHKFDENLEARNAVGAIRQEVSDMMSDKGCVHLQVGKSYNYSGGLKGEAFSLVESIKKAVDPKGRINPGVLGL; encoded by the coding sequence ATGAGTGAACAACAGAATATTGATAATGTTATCCAGTCTATTCAAACCATTGTTGGTGCCGACTATGTACTGACCGATGAGGCGGATCGTGTGTTTTATTCCATGGATATCTGGACTCGGGGTAAAACAGCGGCGGCGGTAGTCCGGCCTGACAATGCCGAGCAGTTATCCAAGGTTGTAGCGGCTATTACCTCTGCGGGTTATGCAGTGATTGCTCGCGGCGGTGGCATGTCTTATACCAAGGGTTATACGCCGGAAGAAGAAAACACCTTTATGATTGATACTCAGCGCATGGATAAAATCCTTGAGATCAATCGCGAAGATATGTACGTCACGGTTGAAGCGGGTTGTAGCTGGAAGTCTTTGTATGAAACGCTAAAAGGCTCGGGTGTGCGCACACCTTATTGGGGGCCGTTGTCCGGTATTAAGGCTTCGGTTGCAGGCAGTATTTCCCAGAATAGTATTTTTTGGGGTAGTGGCAAGCATGGTAGTGCTGTTGATTCAGTGGTTAGTGTCGATGTGGTGATTGCCGATGGCACCATTATTTCTACCGGCTCTGCGGCTCAGAAAAATGGTACTCCATTCTTTCGTCACTTTGGCCCGGACCTCACCGGTTTGTTTACCTGTGATAATGGCGCACTGGGTATTAAGTCCACGGTAACTTTACGTTTAATTCCAGAGCTTTCTGCGCACCGCTATGCCGCCTTTGATTTTGAAGATCATAATGGTTTGCTGGCAGCGATGAATGAAATTTCTCGTAGTGGTTTAGCGTCTGAATGTTTTGGTTTTGATCCCACACTAACGGAGATGCGTGCCCAGCGTGATACTTTGGTCAATGATGTTAAAGCCTTTACCGGTGTCTTGAAAAATAGTGGCTCGGTATTGGGTGCTATAAAAGACGGTGCCAAAATCGCCATGGCCGGACGCCGCTTTATGAAAGATTTGCGCTGGCCGATGTATATTGTGATTGAAGAGCGTGTCGAAGCTGCGGCTGAAGATGCTTTGCAGCAGGTATTAGCGATTGGTAAGAAACATGGCGGTAATAATGTGGAAAATAGTATTCCTAAAATTATTCGCGCCAACCCTTTTGGTCCGGTCAATAATATGGTCGGCCCTGGTGGTGAGCGTTGGGTTCCAGTTCATGGTTTGGTGCCTTTGTCGCAGGCGGTAACGATCACCGAAGAAGTACAAAAAATCTTTGATAAGCACAGTGCTACTATTGAGCAGTACAGTATCACCACCGGCTTTCTCTATAACAATGTTTCAACCAACTGTATTGCTGTTGAGCCTTTGTTTTTTTGGCCCGATGCGGCGGATGAGATTCAGAAGGATAGTGTGGAGAAAGCGTTTTATCAAAAAGTGCATAAGTTTGATGAAAACCTTGAGGCTCGCAATGCTGTTGGCGCCATCCGTCAGGAAGTTAGCGATATGATGAGTGACAAAGGTTGCGTGCACTTACAGGTGGGTAAATCTTACAACTATAGCGGCGGCCTGAAAGGTGAGGCCTTTAGCCTGGTTGAGAGTATTAAGAAGGCGGTGGATCCCAAGGGTAGAATTAACCCGGGTGTATTGGGTTTATAA
- a CDS encoding isochorismatase family protein: MDLERKALGLGNKPALVLIDMINGFTSSACALGTDCPEVVAANKILLDEFRAKGLPVLYTTVVYHSDDEATVFRDRINALNVLTPDSDWVKVDDRLAPIDGEPVIEKCWASGFFKTDLDERLRAQGVDSIVVTGLTTSGCVRATVVDGLQNNYQVVVAEEAVGDRNQEAHAANLHDMHAKYAEVQKVQDVLDHLGQL; encoded by the coding sequence ATGGACTTGGAACGTAAAGCATTAGGTCTGGGTAATAAGCCGGCACTGGTTTTAATCGATATGATTAACGGTTTTACCAGTTCAGCCTGTGCGTTGGGTACCGATTGCCCTGAAGTGGTAGCCGCTAACAAAATCTTGTTGGATGAATTCCGTGCCAAAGGTTTACCGGTGTTATACACCACCGTGGTTTATCACAGCGATGATGAAGCCACCGTATTTCGCGACCGTATTAATGCGTTAAATGTTTTAACCCCGGATTCTGATTGGGTCAAAGTTGATGATCGTCTGGCGCCGATTGATGGCGAGCCTGTGATTGAAAAATGCTGGGCCAGCGGTTTCTTTAAAACCGATTTGGATGAGCGTTTAAGAGCGCAGGGCGTAGACTCCATTGTGGTCACCGGTTTAACTACTAGTGGCTGTGTGCGCGCCACTGTGGTGGATGGTTTGCAAAATAACTATCAGGTGGTAGTAGCAGAAGAGGCAGTGGGTGATCGTAACCAGGAGGCCCATGCGGCCAACCTGCACGATATGCATGCCAAGTATGCTGAAGTTCAAAAAGTACAGGACGTACTGGATCACTTAGGGCAGCTATAA
- a CDS encoding alpha/beta fold hydrolase — protein MSAIRRGYIDTRIGQIHYREAGNSDLPSLVMFHQVPSTSAMYEVLMERLANQFHIIAPDMPGFGGSDALNEAVTIKAYADILHEALLALGIHQCLVFGHHTGASVAVQLEYDFPGFASKIALSGPTLLDQALKDLLPKKSFAFPVEDNGSHLMLMWERVRAKDPDATLALSQRETLTGIALGDTYPDAYKAVIDQDYATQLASVKCPVLAFAGTEDPLLGQLDNALALVENGEKAIIEGARTYVCERNADEVSALLTNFFK, from the coding sequence ATGAGTGCTATCCGCAGAGGCTATATTGATACCCGTATCGGTCAAATTCATTATCGCGAAGCTGGCAACAGCGATTTACCGTCGCTGGTCATGTTTCATCAAGTTCCCAGCACCTCGGCAATGTATGAAGTGTTAATGGAGCGGCTGGCTAATCAGTTTCATATTATTGCACCGGATATGCCTGGCTTTGGTGGTTCTGATGCGTTAAACGAAGCGGTTACCATTAAAGCTTATGCCGATATTTTGCATGAGGCTTTATTGGCTCTGGGGATTCATCAATGTTTAGTATTTGGTCATCACACGGGTGCATCAGTAGCGGTGCAGCTGGAATATGATTTTCCGGGTTTTGCCAGCAAGATAGCCTTATCGGGCCCCACCTTATTAGATCAAGCCTTAAAAGATTTATTGCCGAAAAAATCTTTTGCCTTCCCGGTTGAAGATAATGGCAGCCACTTGATGTTGATGTGGGAAAGGGTCAGAGCTAAAGACCCTGACGCTACTCTGGCATTAAGCCAGCGCGAAACCTTAACCGGTATAGCATTGGGCGATACCTACCCCGACGCCTATAAGGCGGTTATCGATCAGGATTATGCAACGCAGTTAGCATCGGTTAAATGCCCTGTATTGGCTTTTGCCGGCACTGAAGACCCGCTGTTGGGCCAATTGGATAATGCCTTGGCTTTAGTGGAAAACGGTGAGAAAGCGATTATTGAAGGCGCTCGTACCTATGTCTGTGAGCGCAATGCCGACGAAGTCTCGGCGCTATTAACTAATTTTTTTAAATAA
- a CDS encoding aldehyde dehydrogenase family protein, giving the protein MIERGLIIGGVEQPAVSGEAFDVLSPATEDVMGRVPRGQAADVDLAVAAARKGFDQWHSLTPSAREAVLLKAADIMATEGEQRYLDLLIDESGSVINKARYEIMRTADLLRAAAGEVRRLYGDTMPNDDPSKISMVFREPLGVVASIVPYNAPLLLLTKMTAFPLAAGNSVVIKPSEETPLIAIEYAKLLVEAGLPAQAISVVTGFGAECGAPLVSHDDIDAIAVTGSTATGKAIGKVAVEKMRPAQLELGGKSALLVLNDFEAKEAAAIAIDGMFTHAGQICMANSRIVVEAGIYDEFIAEMKTACEQLAIGDVRDTNTAYGPLINRRALEKVLEHIEDAKSRGTELLTGGEVHDGLTLQPTVLLEPPRDATAWCDESFGPLTSVVKAKDLDEAIALANDSIFGLSAGVLTHNIKRGFKAAREIRSGAVHIGMHSFQSNAMAPIGGLGDSGIGRSGGQFSTEEFTELKWISVELGD; this is encoded by the coding sequence ATGATTGAACGTGGATTAATAATTGGTGGTGTTGAACAGCCCGCAGTTTCTGGTGAGGCTTTTGACGTTTTATCACCCGCCACTGAAGACGTGATGGGGCGTGTTCCCCGCGGTCAGGCCGCTGATGTTGATTTGGCAGTAGCCGCTGCGCGCAAAGGTTTTGATCAGTGGCATAGCCTGACGCCAAGTGCCCGTGAAGCGGTTTTGCTGAAAGCGGCCGATATTATGGCCACCGAAGGTGAGCAGCGTTATCTTGATTTATTAATCGACGAAAGTGGTTCGGTTATTAATAAAGCGCGTTATGAAATTATGCGAACCGCTGATTTACTACGTGCGGCAGCCGGTGAAGTGCGTCGTCTTTATGGCGATACTATGCCCAATGATGACCCCAGCAAAATATCAATGGTTTTTCGTGAACCATTAGGGGTGGTAGCTTCGATTGTGCCTTATAACGCACCGTTACTATTACTGACAAAAATGACTGCTTTTCCTTTGGCGGCCGGTAATAGCGTTGTTATTAAGCCTTCAGAAGAAACGCCATTAATTGCGATTGAATATGCCAAGCTATTAGTGGAAGCGGGTTTGCCTGCCCAGGCGATTAGTGTGGTGACCGGTTTTGGTGCCGAGTGTGGCGCGCCATTGGTTAGCCATGATGATATTGATGCGATTGCGGTGACCGGTTCTACCGCAACCGGTAAAGCGATTGGCAAAGTGGCGGTAGAAAAAATGCGGCCAGCACAATTAGAACTAGGCGGTAAGTCGGCTTTACTGGTGCTAAATGACTTTGAAGCCAAAGAAGCGGCGGCTATTGCCATTGACGGTATGTTTACCCACGCTGGCCAGATTTGTATGGCTAACTCACGCATTGTGGTAGAGGCAGGTATCTACGACGAATTTATCGCTGAGATGAAAACGGCTTGTGAACAATTAGCTATCGGTGATGTGCGTGATACTAATACGGCTTACGGTCCGTTAATTAATCGTCGCGCTCTTGAAAAAGTACTGGAACATATTGAAGATGCCAAGTCTCGAGGTACTGAGCTGTTAACCGGTGGTGAGGTGCATGATGGTTTGACTTTGCAGCCTACCGTTTTACTGGAGCCGCCACGGGATGCCACGGCCTGGTGTGACGAAAGTTTTGGCCCCCTTACCAGTGTTGTTAAAGCGAAAGATTTAGACGAAGCCATCGCTTTGGCCAACGACAGTATTTTTGGCTTATCGGCCGGTGTACTCACACACAATATCAAACGCGGTTTTAAAGCGGCCAGAGAAATTCGCTCAGGTGCTGTTCATATTGGTATGCACTCCTTCCAAAGTAATGCTATGGCGCCGATTGGTGGTCTGGGTGATTCCGGTATAGGTCGCAGTGGTGGTCAGTTTAGTACCGAAGAATTTACCGAGTTAAAATGGATTAGTGTTGAGCTGGGTGATTGA
- a CDS encoding acyl-CoA dehydrogenase family protein, with amino-acid sequence MTKLTGEYYVEDLSAEEREIQQIVEGVLPSLAEQAIEVDRSAEFHRPHVGTLAEAGLMGLMVPKEYGGLGGGLRDLCASVFAIATACPSTAMAYFFQCSSTSRGVLLLKAIEAGLFENKDDEAKAKAWAEKLLRLIGEGKNWTGNFTSEGAKSEKAKLTIETVAKKVDGGYILNGVKSFACAYDVANYYLVTASLEGTDDAGGLCTFIIDSQGEGLDRRIKWDAMGLRGSATDGLVMKDVFVPDDMSLAVPGAFVKSMSMSRGSFVGNQVAGPAVYLGVAHSIYEQTKVHLRKKTYKDTGATYATNPVYQSIFGDMMKDYHTAVLFMRRQLDLETSEPPILPKEEVVKLWRLNKGIIAEAAYGVAQGALKISGTSGTLGTAPQSRALRDIGMALVQGFSPEMGKFDAAKTELLEQAEAQFAGVKK; translated from the coding sequence GTGACAAAATTAACTGGTGAATATTATGTTGAAGATCTTTCAGCGGAAGAGCGTGAAATTCAGCAAATCGTTGAAGGCGTGCTGCCTTCATTAGCCGAGCAGGCGATTGAAGTTGATCGCAGTGCCGAGTTCCATCGCCCGCATGTGGGTACCTTGGCCGAAGCGGGGCTGATGGGTTTAATGGTACCTAAAGAGTACGGCGGTCTGGGTGGTGGTTTACGCGACCTGTGTGCTTCTGTATTTGCGATTGCCACGGCTTGTCCTTCTACGGCGATGGCTTACTTCTTCCAGTGTTCTTCAACCTCTCGTGGTGTCTTGCTATTAAAAGCGATTGAAGCAGGTTTGTTTGAGAATAAAGATGATGAAGCCAAGGCCAAAGCCTGGGCGGAAAAATTATTGCGCTTAATCGGCGAAGGTAAAAACTGGACGGGTAACTTTACCTCAGAAGGTGCCAAGTCTGAAAAAGCCAAATTAACCATTGAGACTGTAGCCAAGAAAGTGGATGGCGGTTATATCCTTAACGGCGTGAAATCTTTTGCCTGTGCTTATGATGTGGCTAACTATTATCTGGTAACCGCCTCTCTAGAGGGCACCGATGATGCTGGCGGCCTCTGTACTTTTATTATTGACAGTCAGGGCGAAGGCCTTGATCGTCGTATCAAGTGGGATGCTATGGGACTGCGTGGTAGTGCTACCGATGGTCTGGTGATGAAAGATGTGTTTGTTCCCGATGATATGAGCCTGGCTGTACCCGGTGCGTTTGTAAAATCTATGTCAATGAGCCGTGGCTCTTTTGTGGGCAATCAGGTAGCTGGCCCCGCTGTTTACTTGGGTGTGGCCCACTCTATTTACGAGCAGACTAAAGTTCACCTGCGTAAGAAAACTTATAAAGATACCGGCGCTACTTATGCAACCAACCCGGTTTACCAAAGCATTTTTGGTGACATGATGAAGGACTACCACACCGCCGTATTATTTATGCGTCGTCAGTTGGATCTGGAAACTTCAGAACCGCCGATTTTGCCCAAAGAAGAAGTGGTTAAGTTATGGCGCTTAAATAAAGGCATTATTGCTGAAGCTGCTTACGGTGTTGCACAGGGTGCATTAAAGATTTCTGGCACCTCCGGTACTTTGGGTACTGCGCCACAGTCTCGTGCCCTGCGTGATATTGGTATGGCTTTGGTACAGGGCTTCTCGCCAGAAATGGGTAAGTTCGACGCTGCTAAAACTGAATTGTTAGAGCAGGCCGAAGCCCAGTTTGCTGGCGTTAAAAAGTAA
- a CDS encoding carbon-nitrogen hydrolase family protein — MSESSTIRVAAAQFHIGHDLDENLQTCLRMIRKAAECKPDLIVLPEFCNHLSWYEDQAHCDKVSIGLDSPWLQSIADCVKEVGAHVVINCTILREDGACTGTSLLYSPEGELLADNDKQIYIGHENDFLRPAQTEGPIVETPLGKLGLYACMDGVINEPPRSLSLRGAQIICNSVNSFAPDEGSLHMPVRAAENKVFMVAANKVGPLIPEFLMDPVSEATGISKPFLCGAGDSQIVAPDGTVLAIAGNEEEIIFADINPADALNKVAADGTDIFASRRPDLYQPIGEDPATQPELAYNGAESATAAMIQLANTGAEAIAEAVEQATAAIAQGAEIVVLPELFFVADSSAPDLAEEVAQSQAVVEQFTAIAADAVIVCSIIIEEGGQHFHATVAINKQGIIATQKQLHPSARLSWSALGDEVVSVDVAFGRLGLATGADTIYPEMFRLIAMQSVEVVAVPFSVQEKWELVTGLVERAAENRLNMIAVTQPSELGCSFANKLHKDFTVLTPWEEREFDGNLTYPLITQAGQGAGITLAPLTPLNAQDKVVSRGTDLIRNRPWRLAQAITAV; from the coding sequence ATGAGTGAGTCTTCAACAATCCGCGTTGCCGCTGCCCAGTTCCATATTGGCCACGACCTCGATGAAAACCTGCAAACCTGCCTGCGCATGATCCGCAAGGCGGCTGAGTGTAAGCCCGATCTAATTGTATTGCCTGAGTTTTGTAATCACCTGTCCTGGTATGAAGACCAGGCCCACTGTGACAAGGTGTCGATCGGTTTAGATAGCCCCTGGTTACAAAGTATTGCTGATTGCGTCAAAGAAGTGGGTGCCCATGTGGTGATTAACTGCACTATCTTGCGCGAAGATGGTGCCTGTACGGGTACCAGTTTGCTCTACTCACCGGAAGGCGAGTTGCTGGCAGATAACGATAAGCAAATTTATATTGGCCATGAAAATGATTTTCTGCGCCCCGCGCAAACCGAGGGCCCCATTGTTGAAACCCCGCTAGGTAAGCTTGGCCTATACGCCTGTATGGATGGCGTTATTAATGAGCCGCCTCGTTCGCTAAGCCTGCGCGGTGCACAAATTATTTGTAATAGCGTTAACTCCTTTGCCCCGGATGAAGGCAGCTTACATATGCCAGTGCGTGCAGCGGAAAATAAAGTCTTTATGGTAGCGGCGAATAAAGTCGGCCCATTAATTCCGGAGTTTTTAATGGACCCGGTCAGTGAAGCGACGGGCATCTCCAAGCCGTTTTTATGCGGCGCTGGTGATAGTCAAATCGTTGCTCCAGACGGTACCGTGCTAGCCATTGCGGGCAACGAAGAAGAAATTATCTTTGCCGATATCAATCCGGCGGATGCCCTGAATAAAGTGGCTGCGGATGGCACCGATATCTTTGCCAGTCGTCGCCCGGATCTTTACCAGCCTATTGGCGAAGACCCCGCCACTCAGCCAGAGCTTGCCTATAACGGTGCAGAGTCGGCTACCGCGGCTATGATTCAATTAGCCAATACCGGCGCAGAGGCCATTGCCGAAGCCGTAGAGCAGGCTACAGCCGCTATTGCTCAGGGTGCAGAGATTGTTGTGCTACCCGAACTGTTTTTTGTTGCCGATAGTAGTGCTCCAGACCTAGCCGAAGAAGTGGCCCAGTCTCAGGCTGTGGTTGAGCAGTTTACAGCGATTGCTGCGGATGCCGTTATTGTGTGCTCGATTATTATTGAAGAGGGTGGCCAGCACTTCCACGCGACCGTGGCGATTAATAAGCAAGGCATTATTGCTACCCAGAAACAATTGCATCCGTCGGCTCGTCTTTCCTGGTCGGCACTCGGTGACGAGGTGGTCTCGGTGGATGTGGCCTTTGGTCGCTTGGGTTTGGCTACCGGCGCAGATACTATCTATCCGGAAATGTTCCGCTTAATTGCCATGCAAAGTGTTGAAGTGGTTGCCGTTCCCTTTTCTGTACAAGAAAAATGGGAGCTGGTTACTGGCCTGGTTGAGCGCGCCGCAGAAAATCGCTTAAATATGATTGCCGTTACCCAGCCCTCTGAATTGGGTTGCAGCTTTGCCAATAAGCTCCATAAGGACTTTACCGTACTGACTCCATGGGAAGAGCGTGAGTTCGATGGCAATCTGACTTATCCTTTAATAACTCAGGCGGGTCAGGGTGCCGGGATTACATTGGCACCATTAACCCCATTAAATGCACAGGATAAAGTAGTTTCCCGTGGTACCGACTTAATTCGCAATCGCCCCTGGCGATTAGCGCAAGCCATAACAGCTGTTTAA
- a CDS encoding MFS transporter — MSTATAPASNNTFLGFISLQDGVNTGNMITFYFACLLGIMLAAFTPQLQPYILDEFLNIPASEQGMISGNLAFYGEITIILTTGLWGTMSDKFGRRPLMAGSYLIVALSMYLYPRSETYAELVFARIIFNAGIGMYSCIIITLMADYVRDNSRGKATGLLGMGNGLGAMISVFLLLQLPAIFQEQGMTPIEAGYATYHVAAVIALFAAVGMWFGLKKVEVVHEEGAETDSMLRLAQKGLIAAKDPGVALAYGASFIARGNVALVGTFFTLWLKQYGIIELNMNSAEALAKAGMVLGIAQGIALLSAPVFGIMTDRINRTTALIITLVVSVAGYMGTYFITDPFASGMLICAALIGMAEVGCIITSAVLIAQQTPLNIRGSVMGFFNLSGGVGILVGAVAGGWLFDNWLPQGPFVFIGGVALLVLIWAIAVRHKIVPLNQQADAGAAH, encoded by the coding sequence ATGTCCACTGCCACTGCACCCGCATCCAACAATACCTTTCTGGGCTTTATTAGCCTTCAGGACGGCGTTAACACCGGTAATATGATTACCTTTTACTTCGCCTGCTTGCTGGGCATTATGCTGGCGGCTTTCACCCCCCAGTTACAGCCTTATATTCTGGATGAGTTCCTGAATATACCGGCCTCCGAACAGGGCATGATCAGTGGTAATTTGGCTTTTTATGGCGAAATCACCATTATCCTGACCACCGGCCTATGGGGCACCATGTCGGATAAATTTGGCCGCAGACCACTGATGGCAGGTAGTTACTTAATTGTCGCCCTGAGTATGTACCTCTACCCCCGCTCAGAAACCTATGCCGAACTCGTTTTTGCCCGCATTATCTTTAATGCCGGTATCGGTATGTATAGCTGCATTATCATTACCCTGATGGCTGACTATGTGCGGGATAATAGCCGCGGCAAGGCCACTGGCCTACTGGGCATGGGCAACGGCCTTGGCGCTATGATCAGTGTATTCCTGCTATTACAGCTCCCCGCCATCTTCCAGGAACAGGGCATGACGCCGATTGAAGCGGGTTACGCCACCTACCATGTCGCTGCCGTTATCGCATTATTCGCCGCTGTAGGTATGTGGTTTGGCCTGAAAAAAGTGGAAGTGGTGCACGAGGAAGGTGCCGAAACTGACAGCATGCTTAGGCTGGCGCAAAAAGGGCTAATCGCCGCTAAAGACCCCGGCGTAGCACTGGCTTACGGCGCATCATTTATCGCCCGAGGCAATGTAGCACTGGTGGGTACTTTCTTTACCCTCTGGCTAAAACAATACGGCATTATCGAACTGAATATGAACAGTGCCGAAGCTTTGGCTAAAGCCGGTATGGTGCTAGGTATCGCTCAGGGTATTGCACTACTTTCAGCGCCGGTCTTTGGCATTATGACTGACCGTATTAATCGCACCACCGCATTGATTATTACCTTAGTCGTTTCCGTTGCAGGCTATATGGGCACTTATTTTATTACCGACCCCTTTGCCAGTGGCATGTTAATTTGCGCGGCCTTAATTGGTATGGCTGAGGTGGGTTGTATTATTACCAGTGCGGTTTTGATTGCGCAGCAGACGCCGTTAAATATTCGCGGCTCGGTAATGGGCTTTTTCAACCTCTCTGGCGGCGTTGGTATTTTGGTTGGCGCTGTTGCGGGCGGTTGGTTATTTGATAACTGGTTGCCACAGGGGCCGTTTGTCTTTATTGGCGGTGTAGCGCTGCTGGTATTAATTTGGGCGATAGCTGTCAGGCATAAAATTGTGCCACTGAATCAGCAGGCCGATGCTGGCGCCGCTCATTAA
- a CDS encoding Asp/Glu racemase, with translation MDNYQIARRAQIGVLIPSTNTGVEYDLQKFGLDGVTWHPSRFWIELKNWADEKAATGDTENAVFERFLELMRTEMPPAIDNVMSSKISHLMLGMSAETFWGGIEGNIEFEKAVRDQLPEGFGLTTGATASHEALQNFGAKTISVITPYPPVGDDNVRQYFTEIGYNVKHVKGLNRPSATAIAETSIKEVMDAVKEVDGDDVDAILQCGTNLSTVDLFPTLEHWLEKPLIPINIATVWHALRACGINDKIQGKGRLLEEF, from the coding sequence ATGGATAATTATCAAATAGCTCGCCGTGCGCAAATCGGCGTATTAATTCCATCAACTAACACCGGTGTGGAATACGACTTACAAAAATTTGGTTTAGACGGAGTCACCTGGCACCCTTCGCGTTTCTGGATTGAGCTAAAAAACTGGGCCGACGAAAAAGCCGCAACCGGTGATACCGAAAATGCCGTGTTTGAACGCTTTCTGGAATTAATGCGTACCGAAATGCCGCCAGCGATTGATAATGTGATGAGCTCAAAAATCTCACACCTGATGCTGGGTATGTCAGCTGAAACTTTCTGGGGCGGTATTGAAGGTAATATCGAATTTGAAAAAGCAGTACGTGACCAGTTGCCAGAAGGTTTTGGTTTAACCACCGGTGCGACTGCCAGCCATGAAGCGCTGCAAAATTTTGGTGCTAAAACCATTTCGGTTATCACACCTTATCCACCGGTAGGTGACGATAATGTGCGTCAGTACTTTACTGAAATAGGCTACAACGTTAAGCACGTTAAGGGTTTAAACCGTCCTTCAGCTACAGCGATTGCCGAAACATCTATCAAAGAAGTGATGGATGCGGTAAAGGAAGTTGATGGCGATGATGTTGATGCAATCTTGCAGTGTGGTACTAACTTATCAACGGTTGATTTGTTCCCAACGCTGGAGCACTGGTTAGAGAAGCCGTTAATCCCTATCAATATTGCGACTGTTTGGCATGCACTGCGGGCCTGTGGCATTAACGATAAAATCCAAGGCAAAGGTCGTTTGTTAGAAGAGTTCTAA